In Candidatus Nitrosarchaeum limnium SFB1, the following proteins share a genomic window:
- a CDS encoding geranylgeranylglyceryl phosphate synthase-like protein produces the protein MTGNKVELFLKSELKKKNALLFILIDSEVSKLSSSQKLAKDVEKIGASAILVGGSSATDQIEMAEVVKGIKKGIKIPIILFPGNVTGVVPDADAILFSSLMNSENPYFITQAQALGAPSVLKFGLEPLPTAYLVIGDGTSAWFVGSARGIPFEKPKIAAAYALAAQFLGMRFVYLEAGSGAKSSVTPEMVKTVRKAFNGFLIVGGGIRDVKTATSLVKAGADALVIGTFLEKGGSIKKLEEIAKAIQRSK, from the coding sequence ATGACTGGAAATAAAGTTGAATTATTCTTAAAATCTGAATTAAAAAAGAAAAATGCATTATTGTTTATCCTAATTGATTCTGAAGTTTCAAAACTATCTTCATCACAGAAACTCGCAAAAGACGTTGAGAAAATAGGCGCCTCTGCAATTCTAGTAGGAGGTTCATCTGCAACTGATCAAATTGAAATGGCCGAAGTAGTCAAAGGCATTAAAAAAGGAATTAAAATACCAATTATACTGTTTCCAGGAAATGTTACTGGAGTTGTACCTGATGCAGACGCAATTCTCTTTAGTTCATTAATGAATTCAGAAAATCCCTACTTTATCACACAAGCACAAGCACTTGGAGCACCAAGTGTTCTCAAATTTGGTTTAGAGCCATTACCTACAGCATATCTAGTAATTGGAGATGGAACTTCAGCATGGTTTGTAGGCTCTGCACGAGGAATTCCATTTGAAAAACCAAAAATTGCTGCAGCATATGCATTAGCAGCTCAATTTCTTGGAATGAGATTTGTTTATTTGGAAGCAGGCTCAGGAGCAAAATCTAGCGTTACTCCTGAAATGGTAAAAACAGTAAGAAAAGCCTTTAATGGATTTTTAATAGTTGGTGGAGGAATTAGAGATGTTAAAACTGCTACAAGTTTAGTTAAAGCAGGTGCTGATGCATTAGTTATTGGAACTTTTCTAGAGAAAGGCGGAAGTATTAAAAAATTAGAAGAGATAGCAAAAGCAATTCAAAGAAGTAAGTAA